Within the Candidatus Ruthia endofausta genome, the region AATAACTTTGGTAGCTGGGTCTAATTTAAGAGTCATGCAAATCGCTTTCGCTGTTGTATCGCCAATACCAAGAATTGACTGTAAACCAATCACAATATGTTTATGTATCGGGATGTTTATTCCTGCTATTCTAGCCATTTATCTTATACCTCTAATATGTTTTGTTCTGTTTCATAGACTTTATTTCCTTATATTCTTTGCTTTTTTATCTCTTATTATGCAATTTTTATCTTAGTAAAAAGTCGCATAATACTAAATTTAAAACCCCCTATTTTACGCTTACAGCTTTCCAATGTCAATCCTAATTAACCTTGTCTTTGCTTATGACGAGGCTCTTTACAAATAACACGAACCACGCTATGGCGCTTGATAATTTTACATTTGTTACAAATTTTCTTAACCGATGCTCTTACTTTCATAATAATGACCTTTTTTAGTTTAAACCTGCCTTTTTCATTAATGACTCATACTGATTAGACATTAAGTGAGATTGGGCTTGTGCAATAAAATCCATCACCACAACAACGATGATTAGCAAACTGGTACCACCAAAGTAAAATGGCACATTCCAATATAAAATTAAAAACTCTGGCAACAAGCAAACAGCAGTGATATAAACCGCGCCCGATGCTGTTAGCCTA harbors:
- the rpmJ gene encoding 50S ribosomal protein L36 translates to MKVRASVKKICNKCKIIKRHSVVRVICKEPRHKQRQG